The Musa acuminata AAA Group cultivar baxijiao chromosome BXJ1-3, Cavendish_Baxijiao_AAA, whole genome shotgun sequence genome window below encodes:
- the LOC108952269 gene encoding putative glucan endo-1,3-beta-glucosidase GVI, translating to MALPSPTSLSRPWTTSMTPSRLLASTATSSYCPRHTVLPTLQRSLPPGPPPLHLPLLAFHADTGSPLFVNAYPYFVYAKDPFDVTLEETLLDPVSVAFTDPAADLSYANRAIAVVASPSLKGDRVGVQESETGPGERSTIQWQADSTGGNAEGDVVLGLHLRPLQREPKGRAVLRAQLRPLQV from the coding sequence ATGGCTCTGCCCTCACCCACTTCCTTGTCCCGGCCATGGACGACCTCCATGACACCCTCACGTCTCTTGGCCTCAACCGCGACATCGTCGTACTGTCCTCGCCACACCGTCCTACCAACCCTCCAACGTAGTCTTCCGCCCGGACCTCCCCCTTTACATCTACCCCTCCTCGCATTCCATGCCGACACTGGCTCCCCTCTCTTCGTCAACGCCTACCCCTACTTCGTGTACGCGAAGGATCCATTCGACGTCACACTTGAAGAGACTCTCCTCGACCCGGTGTCTGTCGCCTTCACCGACCCGGCCGCCGACCTCAGCTACGCCAACCGCGCCATTGCGGTCGTAGCGTCGCCTTCCTTGAAGGGCGACAGGGTCGGGGTGCAGGAGTCAGAGACGGGGCCCGGAGAACGCAGCACGATACAATGGCAAGCTGATTCAACCGGTGGTAATGCAGAAGGGGACGTCGTTTTGGGCCTACATCTTCGCCCTCTTCAACGAGAACCAAAAGGCCGGGCCGTCCTCCGAGCACAACTGCGACCTCTTCAAGTCTGA
- the LOC135637810 gene encoding inactive glucose-1-phosphate adenylyltransferase small subunit 2, chloroplastic-like isoform X2: protein MDYRKLIKAHRDNRADITIAMANNDRNYDASHDFLLHTSKNQFHGLMLAPASVHSPSAAVTTTTKYPVSNAENMGIYVIRRDILIELLQEQLPKANDFGTEVLQGAIALGMKVHAYMFDGHWNDLRNIEAFYQVNIESITRSMSTNFHGRHPAIYTLPNYLPPTTISNALIKDSIIGDGCLLNRCKISNSVIGTRTYVGDDAVIKKSVVMGSDIYEADVSWNMTKMQRSEIPVGIGEKAHVQNAIIDKNARIGKNVKIVNKDGVQECDREASGYIISGGIVVVLKNAVIPDDSIL from the exons ATGGATTACAGGAAACTGATCAAGGCTCACAGAGATAACAGAGCAGATATAACTATTGCGATGGCTAACAACGATCGAAACTACGATGCAAGTCATGATTTCCTTCTGCACACCAGCAAAAACCAGTTTCATGGTCTGATGTTAGCACCAGCTTCAGTTCACAGTCCATCTGCAGCA GTCACAACCACTACAAAATACCCGGTTTCGAATGCTGAGAACATGGGGATATATGTCATCAGAAGGGATATTTTGATCGAACTTCTGCAGGAGCAGCTACCAAAGGCAAATGATTTTGGAACAGAAGTATTACAGGGTGCAATTGCCTTGGGAATGAAG GTTCATGCTTATATGTTTGATGGACATTGGAATGATCTCAGAAATATCGAAGCATTTTACCAGGTCAATATAGAGAGCATAACTAGATCGATGAGCACCAA CTTCCATGGCAGGCATCCTGCAATCTACACATTGCCAAATTATCTGCCACCAACTACAATATCCAATGCACTCATAAAGGACAGCATTATTGGTGATGGTTGCCTCCTAAAT AGGTGCAAGATCAGTAACTCTGTGATTGGCACGCGAACATATGTCGGTGATGATGCAGTGATCAAGAAATCTGTGGTTATGGGGAGTGACATCTACGAG GCAGATGTGAGTTGGAACATGACAAAGATGCAACGCTCAGAAATCCCAGTTGGAATTGGTGAAAAAGCTCATGTTCAGAATGCGATAATTGATAAGAATGCGAGGATAGGAAAGAATGTCAAG ATTGTAAACAAAGATGGTGTCCAAGAGTGTGACAGAGAGGCATCTGGATACATCATATCTGGAGGCATTGTTGTTGTCCTCAAGAATGCAGTCATACCAGATGATAGCATCCTATAA
- the LOC135637810 gene encoding inactive glucose-1-phosphate adenylyltransferase small subunit 2, chloroplastic-like isoform X1 encodes MYALTQFNSTSLNSHISRAYSDVKLGKDGFVEVLTTYQSAEDLSWFKGNADAVRRWLWLLEEHQVKDFLVLPGHHLYEMDYRKLIKAHRDNRADITIAMANNDRNYDASHDFLLHTSKNQFHGLMLAPASVHSPSAAVTTTTKYPVSNAENMGIYVIRRDILIELLQEQLPKANDFGTEVLQGAIALGMKVHAYMFDGHWNDLRNIEAFYQVNIESITRSMSTNFHGRHPAIYTLPNYLPPTTISNALIKDSIIGDGCLLNRCKISNSVIGTRTYVGDDAVIKKSVVMGSDIYEADVSWNMTKMQRSEIPVGIGEKAHVQNAIIDKNARIGKNVKIVNKDGVQECDREASGYIISGGIVVVLKNAVIPDDSIL; translated from the exons ATGTATGCTCTAACTCAGTTTAACTCTACCTCTCTAAATTCTCACATATCGAGAGCTTATTCTGATGTTAAGCTGGGGAAGGATGGTTTTGTGGAGGTGTTGACTACATACCAGAGCGCTGAGGACCTCAGTTGGTTTAAG GGAAATGCTGATGCGGTCAGGAGATGGTTGTGGCTGCTGGAAGAGCATCAGGTGAAGGATTTCTTGGTTCTCCCTGGTCACCATCTCTACGAGATGGATTACAGGAAACTGATCAAGGCTCACAGAGATAACAGAGCAGATATAACTATTGCGATGGCTAACAACGATCGAAACTACGATGCAAGTCATGATTTCCTTCTGCACACCAGCAAAAACCAGTTTCATGGTCTGATGTTAGCACCAGCTTCAGTTCACAGTCCATCTGCAGCA GTCACAACCACTACAAAATACCCGGTTTCGAATGCTGAGAACATGGGGATATATGTCATCAGAAGGGATATTTTGATCGAACTTCTGCAGGAGCAGCTACCAAAGGCAAATGATTTTGGAACAGAAGTATTACAGGGTGCAATTGCCTTGGGAATGAAG GTTCATGCTTATATGTTTGATGGACATTGGAATGATCTCAGAAATATCGAAGCATTTTACCAGGTCAATATAGAGAGCATAACTAGATCGATGAGCACCAA CTTCCATGGCAGGCATCCTGCAATCTACACATTGCCAAATTATCTGCCACCAACTACAATATCCAATGCACTCATAAAGGACAGCATTATTGGTGATGGTTGCCTCCTAAAT AGGTGCAAGATCAGTAACTCTGTGATTGGCACGCGAACATATGTCGGTGATGATGCAGTGATCAAGAAATCTGTGGTTATGGGGAGTGACATCTACGAG GCAGATGTGAGTTGGAACATGACAAAGATGCAACGCTCAGAAATCCCAGTTGGAATTGGTGAAAAAGCTCATGTTCAGAATGCGATAATTGATAAGAATGCGAGGATAGGAAAGAATGTCAAG ATTGTAAACAAAGATGGTGTCCAAGAGTGTGACAGAGAGGCATCTGGATACATCATATCTGGAGGCATTGTTGTTGTCCTCAAGAATGCAGTCATACCAGATGATAGCATCCTATAA